One Primulina eburnea isolate SZY01 unplaced genomic scaffold, ASM2296580v1 ctg751_ERROPOS8632219, whole genome shotgun sequence genomic region harbors:
- the LOC140822302 gene encoding uncharacterized protein yields the protein MLVADYADTFYAMLRYAPHVSASQVAVIESFIEGLNDHLHPFVSTGKPLNYLEAVEIAKRAEASLKRSGNRVPTQHHQSGRQQFKSSGSASLRPRGKQFKKPGSSSSSSGSSGNRGAYRYSGPYCDHSGGKHSSNQCVGVQGVCNVCGRPSHFARVCPSKMGKSAQAGGGAQSNRIPTTSQSSHQPSLPSHQSRGQGGQQNQSSLHVFALTEDEAQAAPGTVITGNFTLCGFIARVLFDTGASHSFVSHAFAVSHDLRTTSMKPNLSVATPIGKMIITDNVVFNAILFHDENVLYLNLIVLPMHEFDCIVGMDVLTANRATVDCYRGIVRFRPSFAPKWNFYGRGSQAKIPLVSAIEMNRLLDSGHEGFLVYAVDLSQDERRISDIPVVREFPDVFPEEIPGFQPEREVEFSFVLMPGTEPISRAPYRLAPVELKELKEQLQDLLSKGFVELKKRLTSTAVLTIPSGSGGFVVCTDASNRGLGCVMMQHGRVVAYGSRQLKPHESKYPVHDLELAAIVFALKIWRHYLFGEQFYHPGKVNIIADALSRKVVDVNISSIHVFKLREDICTSGLDFQIQGNAVSVSQIFVEPELIQIVKSAQKTDERVLKSFELVSQGHQSGFSIHSDYSLRLNGRLIVPDIPELRTTILKEAHCTRYSIHPGGRKMYHILWPQFWWKNMKKDVAEFMSRCMICQQVKAE from the exons ATGTTAGTGGCGGATTATGCAGATACTTTTTATGCTATGCTGAGATATGCTCCTCATGTTTCTGCGAGTCAGGTTGCTGTCATCGAAAGTTTCATTGAAGGATTGAACGATCATCTGCACCCTTTTGTTTCTACCGGTAAGCCACTTAATTACCTTGAAGCGGTGGAAATAGCAAAAAGGGCTGAAGCTAGTCTTAAGAGGAGCGGCAATCGAGTTCCTACCCAACATCATCAGTCGGGGAGGCAACAATTCAAATCATCTGGTTCGGCATCTCTTCGTCCACGTGGAAAACAATTTAAGAAGCCTGGTTCTAGTTCTTCGAGTTCAGGGAGTTCAGGGAACCGTGGTGCATATCGTTACAGTGGACCTTATTGTGATCACAGTGGGGGCAAGCATTCCAGTAATCAGTGTGTTGGAGTTCAAGGGGTTTGTAATGTTTGTGGTCGGCCTAGccattttgctagagtctgtcctaGTAAGATGGGGAAATCAGCCCAGGCAGGTGGTGGAGCTCAAAGTAATAGAATTCCAACAACGTCCCAGTCCTCCCATCAGCCTAGTCTCCCTTCGCATCAGAGCAGGGGGCAAGGTGGTCAACAAAATCAGTCATCTCTTCATGTATTTGCCTTGACTGAGGATGAGGCTCAGGCAGCTCCAGGTACTGTCATTACCGGTAATTTTACTCTATGTGGTTTTATAGCACGAGTGTTATTTGATACTGGAGCATCTCATTCCTTTGTTTCTCATGCATTCGCTGTTTCGCATGATCTTCGGACCACTAGTATGAAACCCAATCTATCTGTTGCTACTCCGATAGGCAAAATGATTATCACTGATAATGTGGTGTTCAATGCGATTTTGTTTCACGATGAAAACGTTCTATATTTGAATCTCATAGTTCTACCTATGCATgaatttgattgtatagttggtatggATGTTTTGACTGCAAATCGTGCCACTGTTGACTGTTATCGAGGAATAGTTCGTTTCAGACCTAGCTTTGCTCCTAAATGGAATTTCTATGGTCGTGGTTCTCAAGCCAAGATTCCTCTAGTTTCTGCCATTGAGATGAATCGATTGTTAGATTCTGGTCATGAAGGTTTTCTTGTTTATGCTGTGGATCTATCGCAAGATGAGCGACGGATTTCTGATATTCCTGTAGTCCGTGAGTTTCCCGATGTGtttccagaagagattcctggttttcaaCCAgaacgagaagttgagtttagtttCGTATTAATGCCAGGAACCGAACCCATATCTCGAGCACCATATCGTTTAGCCCCTGTTgagctgaaagaactgaaagaacaattGCAGGATTTGTTGAGTAAAGG TTTTGTCGAGTTGAAGAAAAGACTAACTTCTACAGCAGTTCTTACCATTCCAAGTGGTTCTGGAGGATTTGTAGTTTGCACTGACGCATCAAATCGAGGTCTAGGTTGTGTTATGATGCAGCATGGCAGAGTTGTGGCCTATggttctcgtcagttgaaaccGCATGAGTCTAAGTATCCTGTTCATGACTTGGAGCTGGCTGCTATTGTTTTTGCTctcaagatttggagacattatttgtttggGGAGCAATTT TATCATCCGGGAAAAGTGAATATCATtgccgatgctttgagtcgtaaggttGTTGATGTTAATATATCCTCAATTCATGTTTTTAAGTTACGAGAGGATATTTGTACTTCTGGGTTGGACTTTCAAATCCAAGGTAATGCTGTTTCTGTATCTCAGATTTTTGTTGAGCCAGAATTGATTCAGATTGTAAAGTCAGCTCAGAAAACTGATGAACGAGTTCTGAAATCTTTTGAGTTAGTATCTCAAGGACACCAATCTGGTTTCTCAATTCACTCAGATTATTCTCTTCGGTTGAATGGTAGATTGATTGTCCCAGATATTCCTGAATTGCGTACAACCATCCTTAAAGAAGCTCATTGTACTCGATATAGTATCCACCCAGGAGGAAGGAAAATGTATCATATTTTATGGCCTCAGTTTTGGTGGAAGAATATGAAAAAGGATGTGGCTGAGTTTATGTCTCGTTGTATGATCTGTCAACAAGTCAAAGCGGAATGA